From the genome of Streptomyces sp. V2I9:
AGCCTCAGCTCGTACGGGACGCGCTGGCCGGCGAGGACGACGCCGAGGACGCCCAGTGGCTGGTGGTCGTGGAAGATCCGGCCGGACGCCTGGACCCGGCCGCGCTGGACGCGTTCGCCGAGGAGTACGAAGGCTGGCTGGAGAAGCCGTGAGAGGCGTCCCGGCGGACCGGCCGGGGTTCAGCCCTTGGGCACGATCTGGATGTCCAGGTCGATGACGATGCTCGGCCCCACCACCGCGATCCCGCGCGCCAGCATGGTCTGCCAGGTGAGCGTGAAGTCCTCGCGGTGCAGTTCGGTGGTGGCCCGGCAGGCGGCGCGGGTCTCGCCCTCCAGGCCACTGCCGATACCGAGGTACTGAGTGTCCAGCGTCACGGTCCGGCTCACCCCGTGCAGGGTCAGCGCCCCGGTGACGCCCCAGCGGCTGCCGCCCCGGTGGACGAAGCGCTCGCTGTAGAACTCCAGCGTCGGATAGCGGCCGACGTCGAGGAAGTCGCCGGAGCGCAGATGGTCGTCACGCATCTGCACATTGGTGTCGATCGACGCGGCGTCGATGATCACGTGCATGGCGGAGTCCTCCATGCGGTCGGCGATCCGGACCGCCCCGGCGAAGGTGTTGAACCTGCCGTGGATGCGGGCGAGCCCGATGTGACGGGCGGTGAAGCCGATCTGCGAGTGGTTCGGCTCGATGTCCCAGTCGCCGGGTTCGGGCAGTTGCGGGAGCGGTGCCACCTGGAGCGTCACATCGCCCAGGTTGGCGTGCGCTCCCTCGGTCACCGTCACCGCCCCGTGGAAGGGGGAGAAGCCCTCGGCCGTGATCGCGAGACGGTGGTCCCCGGCCGGAACCGTGGCGAGAACCCTGCCGAAGGGGTCCGTCTCGCCGCCCGTCACCCGGCGGCCCGTGCTGTCGGTCACGACGAACTCGGCCTGCGGTACCGGTTCGTTGACCGGGTCCAGCACCCGGCAGCTGAGCACACCTGCGGTGCGAGGCACCTGGACTCCCGCGAGGGCCCCACCGCGCCCACCCGCCTGGCCTCTGTTTCCCAGCCAACGGCCGAACATCTCTTACCTACTCCCAGGGGCACTTCGCACTCCGGGCCTCTGACCGGCGTACGTCCTTGTCGGATCTCTTGGACGTCCCTGTCGGACATGTCGGATCAGCGGCCCGCCGACGAGCATGCATTCGATCACTATTGCGCCGTTCGAGCAAACTGACCACCTCGGAAGGTCTTGTGCTGAGATGCCACGAGGTGTAATGGGGATGCCGACTACTGGGATCGGCGACAGGGATCGGGCGCGCTCGCACGGCGACCCTCCCCACCTCGGACACCACGGACCTAGGTCTCCTGTCCGAGGTGCGCCGGGCCCCCGCCCGAGGGCTGTGGCCCGAGGCGTCGCGTGATCATCGCGGTCTAGCGTGTCGGGCATGACCGAACCCGACCCCGCCCGCAGCCGGGAGCAACGCAAACAGGACGTCCTGACCCGTCTGCGGCGGGACCACGACGCATGGGTGGCGACGGCCTCCCCGGACGGCGTCCCCACTCTGGTGCCGCTGTCGTTCTCCTGGGACGACGACACCGGCACCCTGGTGATGTGCACGCGGCGGACCAACCCGACCGCCGTCAACGTGACCCCCACCGGCCCGATCCGGGTCACCGTCGGCCACACCCGCGACGTGGTACTGATCGAGGGCGACGCACAGGTCGTGGAGGGAAAGGACCTGGCCCCCGTCCTGGGCGACGCGTTCGCCGCCAAACTCGACTGGGACCCGCGCGACGGCCCCCGCTGGGTGTTCCTGCTCATCACCCCTCACTCCCTGCGCGCCTGGCGTGAGGAGAACGAACTCCCCGACCGCGATCTGATGGCCGACGGTGCCTGGCTCGTCTGACCCACGCACCCGGACCGCGGGAAACGGGGGTCCGCTTCGCCGGGATCACGACCTCCCCACCGCCCGCAGCTCCTTTCCGGTGCCCGTCACCGCGATCGCCCCGTCGGTGTCGGTGCGCAGGACCCGTGCCCCGGCCGCGCCGAGAGCGCCCACCGTGCGCGGCGACGGGTGACCGTACGGGTTGTCCGCGCCGCAGGAGATCAGCGCCAGCCTCGGCCGTACGGTGTGGAGCAGCCCGGCGTCCTGGAAGGCCGAGCCGTGGTGGGCCACCTTGAGAACGTCCACCGGGCCCGACGCCTCCCGGTCCCGCAGCAACTCCCGCTGAGCCGGGGGCTCGAGGTCTCCGAGCAGGAGCAGCGTCAGCCCTCCGGCCGCCCGTACGCGCAGGGTGACGCTGGAATCGTTCGGCTCCCGCACCGCTGCCCCCGCTCCCCCGGACCCCGGACGCGGCCAGAGGACCCGCCAGTCGACCGGGCCCCACCGGCGGCGCTCCCCGGCCGCGGCCCGCACCGTCGGAACCCGCGCCTCGGCCGCCGTGCGCCGCACGAACGCGGCCTGCTCGGGCGGTTCTTCGAGGCTCGTCGTCTGGATCGCGCCCACCGCCCTGCCCCGCAGAACGCCCGGCAGCCCGCGTACGTGGTCGGCGTGGAAGTGGGTCAGGACCACGAGCGGCACCCTGGTCACCGCGAGGTCGCGCAGGCAACGGTCGACCGCGCGGGGATCAGGCCCGGCGTCGACGACCACCCCCGTGCCCTTCCCTGCCGCAAGGATCATCGCGTCGCCCTGCCCCACGTCGCAGAGTGCGAACGCCCAGCCGGGCGGCGGCCATCCGGTCATGATCCGGGTCAAGGGGACCGGCCGCAGCACGGTCAGCACGAGGAGCAGCCCGGTGGCCGCACAGATCCACGGGTGCCGGGCCAGCCTCGGGGCCAGGAGCACGAGCAGCACCGTGAGACCGGCCAGCAGCGCCGCGCCGGACCACCCTCCGGGCCACTGCGCCTCCGCTCCGGGAAGCCCCGCCCCCGTACGGGCGACCGTGGCGATCCACCCGACCGGCCAGCTCGCGATCCGGGCCAGCACCTCGGCCGCCGGGAGGGCGACCGGGGCGACGGCGAGAGCCGTGAATCCGAGTACCGTCGCCGGCGCCACCGCGAACTCCGCCAGCAGATTGCACGGGACCGCCACCAGGCTGACCCGCGAGGCCAGGACCACCACCACGGGGGCGCACACGGCCTGCGCGGCCGCCGCCGCGGCCAGCACCTCGGCAAGCCTGCCCGGAACCCGTCGCGCGCGGAGCGCGAGGCTCCATCTCGGTGCGAGCGTCAGCAGCGCGCCGGTGGCCAGGACCGACAGCAGGAAACCGTAACTCCGGGCCAGCCAGGGGTCGTAGAGCACCAGCAGGAGGACCGCCGCCGCCAGCGCGGGGATCAGTGATCTCCGGCGGCCCGTTCCGATCGCAAGGAGCGTGATGAGCCCGCAGGCGGCGGCGCGGAGCACGCTCGGCTCCGGGCGGCACACGACGACGAACGCGAGCGTCATCGCGCCGCCGATCACCGCGGTCGCCCGCAGCGAAAGCCCGATCACCGGTGCCAGCCCCCGTCTTTCCGCGGTCAGCGCGGACCCCGGCGGCCCGACGAGGACGAAGAGGAGGATCGACAAATTTGCACCTGAAACACTCAAAAGGTGTGTCAGATCGGTCGCCTTGAAGGCCTCGTGGAGTTCGGGCGGGACTCTGGAGGTGTCGCCGACCACCAGCCCCGGCAGCAGCGCACGCGCATCCGCGTCCAGCCCGTCCGTCGCCTGCCGCAGTCCGGCCCGCAGCTCCCCCGCCGCGCGCTGGATCCACGTCGGAGGCCCGATGATCCGGGGCGCGGCCGCGCTGTCCACCCGCAGGACAGCCGCGAGCCGTTCGCCCTCGTGCGCCGGCGGGGAGAGGCGGCCGCCGAGCCGGAGCCGCGTGGACGGCAGCAGCTTCTGCCAGCCCGCCCGGTGGCCGCCCGCCGGGACCGTGATCAGCACCGGGGTGCGGACTCGGGCGGTCCGGCCGCGGACCGCCCGCACCTGGATGGTCTCGGCGTCGATCAGGAGAAGAGGGGGTGTGCTGTGACTGCCCCGCACCGCCGGGCGCGTCGTCCGGGGGTCCGACGTCACCCGTACGTCGACGTCGACCCGTGCGTACTCCCGCGCCAGTGCGGGTACGGGCCCACGCCGCACATCGGCCCCGTGCAGCCCGGCCACCGCCGCGCCTCCCGCCGCGCACAGCAGCACGGCTCCCCCGGCGGCGATGAGCCGGGACCGTCCGGCAGCGCTCCCCGGCCGCCTCGCCGTCCGGGCGGTCCGCAGGGCTCCCGTGCGCACGGCGACCACCAACAGGACGAGCCCGAAGACCGCGCAGGTGACGGACACCACCGCCGCCCACCTCCCCGGCAGTCCCAGCGCCACCGCGGCAGCGGCCCAGACCGCCAGCGCAGGCGGCACGAGCCGCAGATCGGCAGGGCCCTCCTGCCTCCCTTCCGCTTCTCCGGGCACATCCGGGCCGCCCCGACCGCCCCGTGCTCCCTGCGTTCCGGGGCCGCCGCTCGGAAGCCGTGCCGCGAGCGGCCCCGACACCACCGCGCTGGCCGCGCCACCGATGGTGCCGCGCCTCTCCGGCTCCACGTCCCGTGGGAGGCCGAGCCGGAACTCACGGTTACTCATGGGCGTACGAGCGGCTGGAGGTCGGCGAAGCGGCGGTCGCCGATCCCGTCGACCTGGCGGAGTTCGTCGACGGACCGGAACCCGTTGTTCTCCGTGCGGTAGTCGATCATGTGCTGGGCCAGCACGGGTCCGACCCCCGGCAGGGTTTCGAGCTGTTCCGCAGTCGCCGTGTTCAGGCTCAGCGGCGCCGAGGGCCCGGCCCCGCCCGGCGTCCCGGCCTGCCCGCCGCCCCCGAGCCCGCCTCCGCCGGCTGGGGCGGCGAGGGGCGAACCGGGCGGAAGGCCCACGACGACCTGCTCCCCGTCCGTGAGGACCCGCGCCCGGTTGAGCCCGGTCAGGTCCGTGCCGGCGCGCACACCGCCCGCCGCGTCGAGCGCGTCCGCCACCCGCGATCCCGTGGGAAGCCGCCGGATCCCCGGCCGGCGCACCTTGCCGCTCACATCGACGACGATCTGCCCGCTCCCTCCTGCGGAGGGCGGCTCCCCGGCAGCCGGACGGGGCACCGGGTCAGGAGTACCGGACCGTAACGCGTCCGGGGCCGGTCCGGGCGCGGCCGCCTCGTCCGCCACCGGTTCCGGGGCGTGCACGGCCTGGGGGCGCGCGGACCAGAAGTGGACCGCCGCCACGGCCACCGCGACGAGCAGCACCAGGCCGAGCACCACCGGCGTACGCGGCGCCATGCCGCATCGGAGCCGTACCCACAGGGGCAGCCGCTCCCGGACCGCCGCCACGATCCGGCGCGCCTTCGAGGAGTCCCCCGCGGTCCCGCCCTCTCCGGCGGCCTCGGGCACGGGTCCGGGTTCCGGTGGCGCCTCGCGCACGGGCGCGTCCGCAGTCCCCCGCACCCCTGCGGCGGGCACGGACAGGATCGCCGCCTCACGTACGGGTTCGGCCCCCGGTCCGGGCCCGGCGTCGCCCCCGAGCCCGGACGCACCGGCCAACAACGCGTCCGCCCGGTGACGTGCGGCAGCCGACGCGAGGGCGGAACGCCG
Proteins encoded in this window:
- a CDS encoding YceI family protein produces the protein MFGRWLGNRGQAGGRGGALAGVQVPRTAGVLSCRVLDPVNEPVPQAEFVVTDSTGRRVTGGETDPFGRVLATVPAGDHRLAITAEGFSPFHGAVTVTEGAHANLGDVTLQVAPLPQLPEPGDWDIEPNHSQIGFTARHIGLARIHGRFNTFAGAVRIADRMEDSAMHVIIDAASIDTNVQMRDDHLRSGDFLDVGRYPTLEFYSERFVHRGGSRWGVTGALTLHGVSRTVTLDTQYLGIGSGLEGETRAACRATTELHREDFTLTWQTMLARGIAVVGPSIVIDLDIQIVPKG
- a CDS encoding pyridoxamine 5'-phosphate oxidase family protein translates to MTEPDPARSREQRKQDVLTRLRRDHDAWVATASPDGVPTLVPLSFSWDDDTGTLVMCTRRTNPTAVNVTPTGPIRVTVGHTRDVVLIEGDAQVVEGKDLAPVLGDAFAAKLDWDPRDGPRWVFLLITPHSLRAWREENELPDRDLMADGAWLV
- a CDS encoding ComEC/Rec2 family competence protein — translated: MSNREFRLGLPRDVEPERRGTIGGAASAVVSGPLAARLPSGGPGTQGARGGRGGPDVPGEAEGRQEGPADLRLVPPALAVWAAAAVALGLPGRWAAVVSVTCAVFGLVLLVVAVRTGALRTARTARRPGSAAGRSRLIAAGGAVLLCAAGGAAVAGLHGADVRRGPVPALAREYARVDVDVRVTSDPRTTRPAVRGSHSTPPLLLIDAETIQVRAVRGRTARVRTPVLITVPAGGHRAGWQKLLPSTRLRLGGRLSPPAHEGERLAAVLRVDSAAAPRIIGPPTWIQRAAGELRAGLRQATDGLDADARALLPGLVVGDTSRVPPELHEAFKATDLTHLLSVSGANLSILLFVLVGPPGSALTAERRGLAPVIGLSLRATAVIGGAMTLAFVVVCRPEPSVLRAAACGLITLLAIGTGRRRSLIPALAAAVLLLVLYDPWLARSYGFLLSVLATGALLTLAPRWSLALRARRVPGRLAEVLAAAAAAQAVCAPVVVVLASRVSLVAVPCNLLAEFAVAPATVLGFTALAVAPVALPAAEVLARIASWPVGWIATVARTGAGLPGAEAQWPGGWSGAALLAGLTVLLVLLAPRLARHPWICAATGLLLVLTVLRPVPLTRIMTGWPPPGWAFALCDVGQGDAMILAAGKGTGVVVDAGPDPRAVDRCLRDLAVTRVPLVVLTHFHADHVRGLPGVLRGRAVGAIQTTSLEEPPEQAAFVRRTAAEARVPTVRAAAGERRRWGPVDWRVLWPRPGSGGAGAAVREPNDSSVTLRVRAAGGLTLLLLGDLEPPAQRELLRDREASGPVDVLKVAHHGSAFQDAGLLHTVRPRLALISCGADNPYGHPSPRTVGALGAAGARVLRTDTDGAIAVTGTGKELRAVGRS
- a CDS encoding ComEA family DNA-binding protein, with the protein product MAGASGLGGDAGPGPGAEPVREAAILSVPAAGVRGTADAPVREAPPEPGPVPEAAGEGGTAGDSSKARRIVAAVRERLPLWVRLRCGMAPRTPVVLGLVLLVAVAVAAVHFWSARPQAVHAPEPVADEAAAPGPAPDALRSGTPDPVPRPAAGEPPSAGGSGQIVVDVSGKVRRPGIRRLPTGSRVADALDAAGGVRAGTDLTGLNRARVLTDGEQVVVGLPPGSPLAAPAGGGGLGGGGQAGTPGGAGPSAPLSLNTATAEQLETLPGVGPVLAQHMIDYRTENNGFRSVDELRQVDGIGDRRFADLQPLVRP